A genomic region of Arachis hypogaea cultivar Tifrunner chromosome 5, arahy.Tifrunner.gnm2.J5K5, whole genome shotgun sequence contains the following coding sequences:
- the LOC112803073 gene encoding uncharacterized protein yields the protein MKSIKTEAEAADGGGGSKQNVNKAGGGSYGYGGYLETSKAERAMWLMKCPPLVSRCLGASPSSDPSRPVAKVIVSIDPLNNSDNSSSDDSPPQFTMELAATEAGNIPRCFAMDMSKDFIPMSVFSDTPQGKICVEGKILNKFDMRPHKQSMELYGKICRERTQKYMVKTRQIQVIDNDSGAHMRPMPGLFTFSSSSGPIEKKKAPAKATETKRTRRDRGEMEEIVFKLFERQPNWSLRNLIQETDQPEQFLKDILKDLCVYNNKGTNQGTYELKPEYRKAGD from the exons ATGAAATCAATTAAAACTGAGGCGGAGGCAGCTGACGGAGGAGGAGGAAGCAAGCAGAATGTGAACAAAGCCGGTGGTGGATCATACGGTTATGGCGGTTACTTAGAGACAAGCAAAGCTGAGAGAGCCATGTGGCTTATGAAGTGCCCTCCTCTCGTTTCCCGTTGCCTCGGCGCCTCTCCCTCATCCGACCCCTCCCGCCCCGTCGCCAAGGTCATCGTTTCCATCGATCCCCTCAACAACTCCGACAACTCCTCCTCCGATGACTCTCCTCCCCAG TTTACTATGGAGTTGGCTGCGACCGAAGCTGGGAATATACCCAGATGTTTTGCTATGGATATGTCTAAAGACTTCATTCCCATGTCTGTCTTCTCGGACACACCCCAAG GAAAAATATGTGTGGAGGGAAAGATACTGAACAAATTTGACATGAGACCCCACAAGCAAAGCATGGAACTTTATGGGAAAATATGCCGTGAGAGGACACAGAAGTACATGGTCAAAACTAGACAGATACAG GTTATTGACAATGATAGTGGGGCTCATATGAGACCGATGCCTGGACTATTCACCTTTTCATCATCTTCTGGACCCATT GAAAAGAAGAAAGCTCCAGCTAAAGCAACAGAAACGAAGAGAACAAGAAGGGACCGTGGAGAGATGGAAGAAATTGTGTTTAAGCTGTTTGAACGGCAGCCAAATTGGAGTTTAAGAAATCTCATACAAGAAACCGACCAACCTGAA CAATTTCTGAAAGATATACTTAAAGATCTGTGTGTCTACAATAACAAAGGAACTAATCAAGGCACTTATGAACTGAAGCCAGAATACAGAAAAGCCGGGGATTAA
- the LOC112803072 gene encoding rhomboid-like protein 19 translates to MSTPAIPLAPASSSSASSPGTGLLSGGFTKLCKGLGVVLVAAHILVYLFPSSLTYLALVPARTIPFAWNLITAGYVEQSVYGVVISTISLLFIGKILEPIWGSREFLKFIFVVNFLTSMCVFVTAIALYYISTKESYLYTPLSGFHGVISGFLVGVKQIIPDQELPLIKIKAKWLPSITLLLSIAITFWTEEAAEYLPTIVSGTYISWIYLRYWQSKLETKIRGDPSEDFAFSSFFPGFLRPIIDPIASIFHRMLCGRSDALNNAQAYTQDSESLPGSDSFEATRRRERGARALQERLAAARIAGESQKRDAAENV, encoded by the exons ATGAGCACGCCAGCGATTCCACTTGCCCCTGCATCTTCATCTTCAGCATCTTCACCG GGAACGGGGTTGTTGTCAGGTGGATTCACGAAGCTGTGTAAGGGCCTTGGAGTGGTTCTTGTTGCCGCTCACATTCTCGTTTAcctcttcccttcttctcttacCTACCTCGCTCTCGTTCCCGCCAG GACGATTCCGTTCGCCTGGAATCTCATTACAGCTGGTTATGTCGAGCAATCTGTATATGGG GTGGTGATCAGCACAATAAGTCTTCTGTTTATTGGAAAGATACTTGAACCAATATGGGGTTCCAGAGAATTCTTGAAGTTCATCTTCGTGGTTAACTTTCTAACTTCGATGTGTGTATTCGTCACCGCTATTGCCTTATACTACATTTCAACAAAGGAGAGTTACCT tTACACTCCCCTATCAGGATTTCATGGAGTTATATCTGGTTTCTTGGTTGGCGTTAAGCAAATTATACCAGATCAAGAGCTTCCTCTCATCAAGATAAAAGCGAAG TGGTTGCCGTCTatcactttattgctttccatcGCCATCACCTTCTGGACAGAAGAGGCTGCCGAGTATCTTCCAACCATAGTGTCTGGCACATATATAAGCTGGATTTACCTTAGATACTGGCAGAGCAAACTAGAGACAAAAATTAGAGGTGACCCAAGTGAGGATTTTGCATTCTCCTCATTTTTCCCTGGATTTTTAAG ACCAATCATAGACCCTATTGCATCAATATTTCATCGAATGCTCTGTGGAAGATCCGATGCTTTGAACAATGCTCAAGCTTACACCCAGGATAGTGAGTCTTTGCCAGGTTCTGACTCATTCGAAGCTACTAGGAGACG AGAAAGAGGAGCCCGAGCACTGCAAGAGAGGTTGGCTGCTGCGCGCATTGCTGGAGAGTCACAAAAGAGAGATGCTGCAGAAAATGTATAA
- the LOC112803074 gene encoding chlorophyll a-b binding protein 6A, chloroplastic: protein MASNTLMSSTISAFPSLLSSSKSRFATSIPISCFGSNVSSRFSMTADWMPGQPRPPYLDGSAPGDFGFDPLRLGAVPENLERFKESELIHCRWAMLAVPGMLVPEALGLGNWVQAQEWAAKPGGQATYLGNPVPWGTLPTILVIEFLAIAFVEHQRSMEKDPEKKKYPGGAFDPLGYSKDPKKFHEYKIKEIKNGRLALLAFVGFCVQQSAYPGTGPLENLATHLADPWHNNIGNVIIPF from the exons ATGGCGTCTAACACATTGATGAGTTCTACTATATCAGCTTTCCCGtctcttctttcttcctcaaagTCAAGATTTGCCACTTCAATTCCAATCTCATGCTTTGGAAGCAATGTGTCTTCTCGCTTCTCCATGACTGCTGACTGGATGCCAGGCCAGCCTAGACCCCCTTACCTTGACGGTTCAGCTCCAGG TGACTTTGGATTTGACCCTCTTCGTCTTGGAGCAGTACCAGAGAATCTTGAGAGATTCAAGGAGTCTGAACTTATCCACTGCAGATGGGCTATGCTTGCTGTT CCAGGTATGTTGGTACCAGAGGCATTGGGCTTAGGAAATTGGGTGCAAGCTCAGGAATGGGCTGCGAAGCCCGGAGGCCAAGCAACCTACCTTGGAAACCCTGTTCCATGGGGCACCCTCCCCACCATTTTGGTGATTGAATTCCTTGCTATTGCTTTTGTGGAGCACCAAAGAAGCATGGAGAAAGACCCCGAGAAGAAGAAATACCCTGGTGGTGCCTTTGATCCTCTGGGATACTCTAAGGATCCTAAGAAGTTCCACGAATacaaaatcaaagaaatcaagAATG GACGTCTTGCTTTGTTGGCTTTTGTGGGATTCTGTGTGCAACAATCAGCATACCCTGGCACTGGCCCATTGGAGAACTTGGCCACTCACTTGGCTGATCCATGGCACAACAACATTGGAAATGTCATCATTCCCTTTTGA
- the LOC112803075 gene encoding putative pentatricopeptide repeat-containing protein At5g59200, chloroplastic translates to MSILVLPSVTTNLYNSSNSYTHSKAKTNNDQNIRRDTDIISLLQQNRKNLKHVESIHGRAIKKGTEQDPFVVFELLRLYCKLDSIDHATKLFHSTHNPNVYLYTSLIDGFVSFGSYSAAIGLYGQMGHNNVLPDSYVVTSVLKACVLQRALRCGREVHGQVLKSGLGLDRSVALKLIELYGKCDEVEDARKVFDKIPERDVVARTVMMASYFDHGMVEEAIEVFNGLKTQDTVCWTAMIDGLVRNGELNRGLEMFREMQVKGVEPNEVTFVCVLSACSQLGALELSRWIHMYMHKCNVKFNQIVVGALINMYSRCGDIDEAQLLFDDMKVKDVSSYNSMICGLALHGMSTEAIELFREMLKQGISPNSITFVGVLNACSHGGLVELGFEIFQSMETLHGIKPHIEHHGCMVDILGRVGRLEEAYNFIERMGAQHVDDKMLCALLSSCKIHRNSEVGEQVAKRLSECSKMDSGSYIMLSNFYASLGRWNFAAEFREKMEKGGILKEPGCSSIEVNNVIHEFLSGDLKHHERRSIYQKLEELNYLTKLEGYSPATEVALHDIDDKQKELALAVHSERLAISYGLISTEPHTTLRVVKNLRICDDCHAMIKLIAKITSRKIVVRDRNRFHHFENGHCSCKDYW, encoded by the coding sequence ATGAGTATTTTGGTTTTGCCAAGTGTAACCACAAACCTATATAACTCATCAAATTCATACACACATTCTAAGGCCAAAACCAACAACGACCAAAACATTCGTAGAGACACAGACATCATCTCACTCTTGCAACAGAACCGTAAAAACCTCAAACATGTCGAATCCATACACGGCAGAGCCATAAAGAAAGGAACAGAACAAGACCCTTTTGTTGTCTTCGAGCTTCTTCGGCTCTACTGCAAGCTCGACTCCATTGACCATGCCACCAAGCTCTTTCACAGCACTCACAATCCAAATGTGTACCTTTACACTTCCCTCATTGATGGGTTTGTGTCCTTTGGATCTTACTCTGCTGCCATTGGCTTGTATGGCCAAATGGGACACAACAATGTTTTGCCTGATAGCTATGTTGTTACTTCGGTGTTGAAAGCCTGCGTGCTTCAACGTGCTCTGAGATGTGGCAGGGAGGTCCATGGCCAGGTTTTGAAATCTGGATTGGGTTTGGATAGGTCCGTAGCATTGAAGCTTATTGAGTTATATGGGAAATGTGACGAGGTGGAAGATGCTCGgaaggtgtttgataaaatacctgAAAGAGATGTTGTTGCGCGTACTGTCATGATGGCTTCATATTTCGATCATGGCATGGTTGAGGAGGCGATTGAGGTGTTCAATGGACTCAAGACTCAGGATACTGTTTGTTGGACTGCTATGATAGATGGGTTGGTGAGGAATGGGGAATTGAATAGGGGTTTGGAGATGTTTAGAGAAATGCAAGTGAAGGGGGTGGAGCCTAATGAAGTTACCTTTGTTTGTGTCTTGTCTGCGTGTTCGCAGTTGGGAGCCTTGGAGCTCAGCCGTTGGATTCACATGTACATGCACAAGTGCAATGTCAAGTTTAATCAGATTGTTGTTGGAGCACTGATCAACATGTACTCAAGGTGTGGTGATATTGATGAGGCACAATTATTGTTTGATGACATGAAAGTGAAAGATGTTTCAAGTTACAATTCCATGATCTGTGGATTGGCTTTGCATGGGATGAGCACTGAAGCGATCGAGTTGTTTAGGGAAATGCTTAAGCAGGGGATTAGTCCCAACAGTATTACCTTTGTTGGCGTCTTGAATGCTTGCAGCCATGGTGGGTTGGTTGAGTTAGGATTTGAGATATTTCAATCAATGGAAACACTTCATGGGATCAAACCACACATAGAACATCATGGATGCATGGTTGACATTCTTGGTAGGGTAGGTAGGCTTGAAGAGGCCTACAACTTCATTGAGAGAATGGGAGCACAACATGTTGATGATAAGATGCTCTGTGCTTTATTAAGCTCTTGTAAAATCCATAGAAACAGTGAGGTAGGAGAACAGGTTGCAAAACGTTTGAGTGAATGTTCTAAGATGGACTCTGGATCCTACATCATGCTGTCAAATTTCTATGCTTCATTGGGAAGATGGAACTTTGCTGCAGAATTTCGAGAAAAGATGGAAAAGGGAGGAATCTTGAAGGAACCAGGTTGTAGTTCCATTGAAGTTAATAATGTAATACATGAATTCCTCTCAGGGGATCTTAAACACCATGAGAGGAGAAGTATCTACCAAAAATTAGAGGAATTAAACTATTTGACAAAGTTGGAGGGCTATTCACCAGCAACAGAGGTGGCTTTACATGATATTGATGATAAGCAGAAGGAATTGGCTCTTGCAGTACATAGTGAGAGGCTTGCAATAAGCTATGGATTGATCTCAACTGAACCTCACACAACgttgagagttgtgaaaaatttAAGGATCTGTGATGATTGCCATGCCATGATCAAGCTCATAGCGAAAATTACTAGCCGGAAAATCGTGGTTAGAGATCGCAATAGATTCCACCATTTTGAAAATGGACATTGTTCTTGTAAGGATTATTGGTGA
- the LOC112803076 gene encoding patatin-like protein 6: MDSNNLADMEEPSIDTDKLSYEIFSILETKFLFGYNEPKLCLPKQLASPTNSDPERLLRSQRGKVCILAIDGGGAMRGILAGKALAYLENALKKKSGNVDARIADYFDVVAGSGVGGIFAAMLSATGDHQRPIFHADDTWKLLAERGRRFYRPSSSGARRFFRRSFTSGSTRPATAGLEKTLKEAFVSNGRSLTLKDTLKPVLIPCYDLSSTAAFLFSRADALESDSFDFRLWEVCMATSAEPGRFDPVKMRSLDGRTGCLAVDGSLATGNPTGAAITHVIHNKQEFPMVRGVEDILVLSLGTGQVLELMEYGYDQVKRWKPKDWARPMARIAGDGSADLVDQAVGMAFANAGCTSNYVRIQANGSSIGLSVPNLDIDTSSANVKILTEMAEEMLKQKNVESVLLGGKRISEQSNSEKLDWFAGELVLEHQRRSSRIAPTVALKQINPKNA, from the exons ATGGATTCTAATAATCTTGCGGATATGGAAGAGCCGAGCATTGACACTGATAAACTCAGCTATGAAATCTTCTCGATTCTCGAGACAAAGTTCCTTTTCGGTTACAACGAACCTAAGCTCTGTTTACCGAAACAACTCGCTAGTCCAACAAATTCCGACCCTGAACGTCTGCTTCGGAGTCAGCGTGGCAAAGTATGCATCCTCGCCATCGACGGTGGCGGAGCCATGCGTGGAATCCTCGCCGGCAAAGCTCTGGCTTATCTAGAGAACGCGCTCAAGAAGAAATCCGGCAACGTTGACGCCAGAATCGCCGATTATTTCGACGTCGTAGCTGGCTCCGGCGTCGGAGGCATATTCGCCGCGATGCTCTCCGCTACAGGGGATCATCAGCGTCCGATTTTCCACGCTGACGACACGTGGAAACTTCTGGCGGAGCGAGGGAGAAGGTTCTATCGTCCGAGCTCTTCCGGCGCCCGTAGATTTTTCCGGCGGAGTTTCACTTCCGGTTCGACCCGACCTGCCACTGCCGGATTGGAAAAAACTCTAAAGGAAGCGTTTGTTTCGAACGGTCGAAGCCTGACGCTGAAGGACACGCTTAAACCGGTTCTCATACCGTGCTACGATTTGTCCAGTACGGCGGCGTTCTTGTTCTCACGCGCTGACGCGCTTGAGAGCGACAGCTTCGACTTTCGGCTCTGGGAGGTTTGCATGGCCACATCAGCTGAACCAGGGCGGTTCGATCCGGTTAAAATGAGGTCGTTGGACGGTCGGACCGGGTGCCTTGCGGTGGACGGCAGTTTGGCGACGGGGAACCCCACCGGGGCCGCAATTACGCACGTGATCCATAACAAGCAGGAGTTCCCAATGGTTAGAGGTGTGGAGGACATATTGGTGCTGTCTCTCGGAACGGGTCAGGTTTTGGAGCTGATGGAATATGGCTACGACCAGGTCAAGCGTTGGAAGCCCAAGGACTGGGCTCGGCCCATGGCTCGAATCGCCGGTGATGGCTCCGCTGACCTCGTTGACCAGGCTGTCGGCATGGCTTTCGCTAATGCTGGCTGCACCTCCAACTATGTTCGAATACAG GCAAATGGATCAAGTATTGGACTAAGTGTACCCAACTTGGATATTGATACAAGTTCCGCTAATGTAAAAATATTAACTGAGATGGCTGAGGAGATGTTGAAGCAAAAGAATGTAGAGTCAGTGCTCCTTGGAGGAAAGAGAATATCAGAGCAGAGTAATTCCGAGAAACTTGACTGGTTTGCCGGAGAACTTGTTCTGGAACATCAGAGGAGAAGCAGCAGAATAGCTCCCACTGTTGCACTCAAGCAAATTAACCCAAAGAATGCCTAG
- the LOC112803077 gene encoding uncharacterized protein codes for MDSQCITHFRSSSYLHLKIQRHAEANSSWAATNPPRKIISFKISNSYGTCLCYFLKPQQQKPSVSCSKKGSYARKAEKCCTQLSNFAEKTKKKGSVAGAVALIIGTSIGSGILVLPQKASPAGFIPSSISVILCWVFLLIEALLLVEINVALMRNKEKEEEDNELEAISIRTMAQETLGVWGGSLATIAYVFLAYSSMVAYCSKSGEILFKLMNIPAPVSGCLFASLFAMLVCFGGTRATDQVNQYLTASMIGLLLAIEVVAVLFGGWSGVGGNNDWTKVPPTIPVIIFSLVYHDIAPVLCAYLEGDLTRIRASVILGSLVPLVTLLVWDAVALGLAAEAEQVIDPVELLYRVRWSGVPLMVGAFSLLALGTSLIGTLLAFSEFFKEQLKSLSWHSTSAQKGNWWGRNKVNLTAVTMVVAPSLFVSTTFPDAFSAATDIAGGYCMSVLYGVLPPAMAWAMDKGESKHSGERELSNARPALIVVGLFACGIVVEQIIHDLLALHL; via the exons ATGGATTCACAATGCATTACTCATTTTCGCTCTTCATCATACTTACATCTCAAAATTCAGAGACATGCAGAAGCAAATTCATCATGGGCAGCAACAAATCCACCAAGGAAAATTATTAGCTTCAAAATAAGCAA TAGCTATGGGACCTGTTTGTGCTACTTCCTCAAGCCACAACAGCAAAAGCCATCAGTGAGTTGCAGCAAGAAGGGTTCTTATGCTAGAAAGGCAGAGAAATGCTGCACTCAGTTAAGCAATTTTGCTGAGAAGACCAAGAAGAAGGGTAGTGTTGCTGGTGCAGTAGCTCTAATCATTGGTACTAGCATTGGTTCTGGGATTCTTGTACTTCCACAGAAAGCCTCTCCTGCT GGATTTATTCCAAGTTCTATATCAGTGATTCTATGTTGGGTTTTTCTCCTCATTGAAGCACTTTTGCTAGTTGAAATCAATGTGGCTCTGATGAGaaacaaagaaaaggaagaggaagacaATGAGTTGGAGGCGATTTCTATCAGAACCATGGCACAAGAAACACTAGGAGTTTGGGGTGGATCATTAGCAACTATTGCTTATGTTTTCTTGGCATATAGTTCCATGGTTGCCTATTGTTCCAAGTCTGGGGAGATCCTTTTCAAATTGATGAATATCCCAGCACCAGTTTCTGGTTGTCTATTTGCCTCGCTCTTCGCAATGCTCGTCTGCTTTGGAGGAACTCGTGCCACAGATCAAGTGAACCAATATCTAACTGCTTCCATGATTG gtttattattggctattgaGGTGGTAGCTGTTCTGTTTGGGGGATGGTCAGGAGTAGGGGGCAACAATGATTGGACAAAAGTTCCACCAACCATTCCTGTAATTATTTTTTCCCTTGTGTATCATGATATAGCACCAG TTCTTTGTGCTTATTTGGAAGGTGATCTTACCCGCATAAGAGCTTCGGTTATTCTTGGTAGTCTTGTTCCACTGGTGACATTGCTTGTCTGGGATGCAGTTGCACTTGGTTTAGCAGCTGAAGCTGAACAAGTAATTGATCCGGTTGAGTTGTTATACAG GGTGAGATGGAGTGGTGTTCCACTTATGGTTGGAGCATTCTCTCTTTTAGCTCTAGGCACATCTCTTATTGGCACCCTCCTGGCCTTCTCAGAGTTCTTTAAGGAGCAACTGAAAAGCTTATCTTGGCATTCCACTTCAGCACAAAAG GGAAATTGGTGGGGCAGGAATAAGGTGAATCTTACAGCTGTCACAATGGTAGTTGCACCTTCTTTGTTTGTCTCAACAACATTTCCAGATGCATTCTCAGCTGCCACAGATATTGCT GGGGGCTACTGCATGTCAGTGCTCTATGGAGTTCTTCCACCGGCGATGGCATGGGCAATGGACAAGGGTGAATCCAAACATTCTGGGGAAAGGGAGTTGTCAAATGCTAGGCCTGCACTTATTGTGGTTGGACTATTTGCATGTGGCATTGTGGTGGAGCAAATTATTCATGATTTACTAGCATTGCACCTATAA
- the LOC112804059 gene encoding uncharacterized protein, whose translation MARIMRSSWLSLLVLYLVSANLMNSLEAQLMSPGSAPAPEGPAPAPEGPAPAPEGQAPTPAPVSPAPTPEGPAPAPEGPAPAPAPISPAPTPKAPAPTPKSPAPAPKAPAPTPKSPAPAPPAHTTPAPAPASPGGGGGSSGLSGGQKAGIVIGVLLGAALIGFGGLVYKKRQNNIRRSHYSNAAQDFNL comes from the coding sequence ATGGCAAGAATAATGAGAAGTAGCTGGCTAAGTCTCCTAGTACTATATCTAGTGTCAGCAAATTTGATGAACTCTTTGGAGGCTCAGCTTATGTCACCAGGATCTGCACCTGCACCTGAAGGTCCGGCACCAGCACCTGAAGGTCCGGCACCAGCACCTGAAGGCCAGGCACCAACACCTGCACCCGTATCTCCAGCACCAACACCTGAAGGTCCGGCACCAGCACCTGAAGGTCCGGCACCAGCACCTGCACCCATATCTCCAGCACCAACACCAAAAGCTCCAGCACCAACACCTAAATCTCCAGCACCAGCACCAAAAGCTCCAGCACCAACACCTAAATCTCCAGCACCAGCTCCTCCTGCTCACACTACACCAGCACCAGCACCTGCAAGTCCAGGGGGTGGAGGAGGCTCATCTGGTCTGAGTGGTGGACAAAAGGCAGGAATAGTAATAGGAGTGCTGTTGGGAGCAGCTCTGATAGGATTTGGAGGGTTGGTTTATAAAAAGCGCCAAAACAATATCAGAAGAAGCCATTATAGCAATGCAGCACAGGATTTCAATCTTTGA